attttaaaacttttttattattggcagtagggaaaaaccaagaccacttttctgtggtacaacatggatggtacatccaatttttagatgtattttgacataactttacctggtaagaatttttttttgtacttagaatttttctttttggaattttttccttttgttgttcctgtcctttgggcctcaacagtcaagttcttgaaatttccctcccatcctctgatgtaaccctttgggccTATATTggcccgcttggcggcgctctttgtttatatttggcatgaatgtttacctcaatgagaaggagtatCATgtacaaaccccatgttcctatctcaaaagtcaaggtcacagttggaggtcaaaggtcaaattgaagtttgtctggagcatttcttcttcatgcatggtgggattttgatgtaactttgcatgaatgttcaACATTATGAGACGGAATGTCGTGTGCAAGAAcgaggtccctaggtctaaggtcaaggtcacagacagctggcgggctcaacattCTGCCCATGAGCGTACGTTTTTAAAAATAGAGAGTTGAATTAATATTAATTAGCGCACTCTAACATTTCGACAATCTCaaggtggggcgtatgttctctgtgacgatttgatgaaagatgttgtgtctgaaatcattcgtcctcaatctctgattcatgtggggaatttggcagttacttggggagaacaggtttgtactggtacagaatccaggaacactggttagattaactgcctgcctgaaatactgttgaaatacgacattaaacccaaaacaaacaaatgaagatTCCTTTGACTTTAGATGATGTGGTTACTATTGAAGATGATAGAGTTAGATTGTTCATGAAATGTCAGTATCAATGTGGTAGGGAActttaaaaatgtcagaaaattatCCTTTATTTTTGCCCAAAGTTGCCCGAGGTAACATTTACTTTTACAAAAACAACCTTCagaaaaaaccttttattttcatCATACTGTGCTGGGAGGTCTGTAAACTGCtatttttgttgagcccgcttgcggatgtgaagacatagtcgtcccaatggctgtttggtgtatgtgcggtaaatgttaaaatatctatagtttcaatccagtatctgcattagttttggaggtagtaacttgcatgcaaaattttaaccagtttttccttagtccaaaagggggcataattgccaaaaatacatgttcaAGTTGGGACTTGATTCTGTGATGTtaataattgacctagaaaaaaataagtttcaaagctatgtgcctttaaatgatagctatgcccccttttggacttagaaaatcctggttaaagttttgcatgcaagttactacctccaaactaatgcagatattgatttggaatttcatgtgtcttcggggttataaaactaggtgatagcatcaaatcccataactctgacatgcattttagctaaattatgccccctttcggacttagaaaattctgttttgcagtcaagtacatatagctattatataaaggcatacagctttgaaacttagtttttctttttactcccatttgaacaaacttgtgagaggaccttataatgaaccaagtttgatgaaatccaTCACGCAGTTTATGAgacgaagttttttttttaaagttttttttctacttttagctctggcggtccctaaaaggggccaaggtgaaccatttgaacaaacttaattGAGGgctatgccaggatgctactgaccaatcTGACTTATCCAATAGTTTGTTGTTATATAACCAAGAATGAGCAAAAACAAATTATAtactgattttaatgaaatatataaaaaatagtaatgtagataaaaaaacaagtttcaaaagtTATAAGAATTATGTTTTATCACAGATAATAAACAACAAAAGGAATTAAGTGCTCAAGatgtataaaacaatatttaaacaaagatGCTACATATATGAAAACAATGATATAATTTACAAACACCTTTCATTGGTTGTAACTTGCATGTAAGAAGGCTTCAACATCTAAGGCATTTTAAATAAATCTGCTTAAAAGCAAAAAAGATGTGACAGTTGCATGTTGGAAACCAATATACAGGTCTTAGGGCTGTAAGTTGGCAGTAATGTAGCGCCATTATTTTTGTAACAATAAAAGGCAACATCATAGATACAAAAAATGATGACACAAGATGATGGACCTTTCACCTGAATTAATACCTCAGCCAAAACAAacttcagatgagctaaaacagaacaaaaaatatatacaaaaaaaccTGTACTGTACAATACATGGAGTACAATTCTACTTTTTACTGATTAAGTCAGTAAATCATTTAACTCAATATGTTGACTTTTCCATGAATGGTTTGACTCATTATGTTCTTTGTATAATGAAATAGATACTGAAGTCCTGAAAGGGCAAtaagaaaaatgttcaccgcTTGAAATATGAATACAGACCTCAACTAACGCCTCAGGTAATATTACTTTTtcttgtggtgaacattttttaaatcacCCTCTCAGTTATGCAATGTTCATATATTGTACATATTTAAAAGTCAATGTATTCAATCACCTAGACTACTGAAACTGTGGTTGTTCATTTCATAACTGGAAATGCTAGAAGTTTGGAGACTATTTGGTTTGGTAATGGTAACTCATTCAATTTTGTTGAAGGAACCTGAGTAAATATTGCCCATTTACACAAGTCAAACAGTGTCATATATACTGGCATCTGATACACTCTAACTTTCCCATCACTTGTAGTTGTTGCAAGTTGTTCCCcagttgttgaaaatgaaaaacgaaTAAAATTTGGCACACTGAAAACCCTCTGTCTCAAATTAGGGCTCTCTGCGTGCATGTCAAAATGGTGAAGTATGTTCCCATCGCATGGGTCAACTAAGTAAATGTTGAAGTTCCTTGTTGCCACGGCAACATATCTTCCAAATGGATGGTACTGTAAACAATCTATAGCATCACTGCTTAATGCCTCTGTCTGCTCTACTATTTCTTTAGATTCTAAATTTAGAAAGTACACACACCTGTCATTCATGCCCACTGCTAGCAGCTCGTGACAAGAACATGGATTGAAATCAAATGTTGAAGCCCAGCTTGGAAACACTTCATCTGGCAGTATTTCTGTAACAATGTTCACAACCAGTTGCAAACTTTTATCCAGAACAAACATAAACTGATTGGAAGAGCAGACGGCAATATACTCGCTGTCTGCTGACCACTTGCATTCAACATGTTCATTGTAACGGACTAAACGGAAATCTTTCATCATTTTACTCAAGTCAACAGCTCTATCATGAAAAGCAAAGCCCTTATCCACCATGCATGTCATGAGTTCAAACTGTCTTGAACAACTCAACAAAACTGCCATTAGTTTTCCATTTGGTGCAAATGCTATGAATCGATAGTTGCACATACGCAAGTCCTTATGTTTGTTGAACACCTCCTCATGTTTGATTGTTTCAATTTTGATTGACTCTGGTGCAATGTAACCAATATAACTACCGGAAGGATGCATGTGAACTTTTGGAAGATTTGCCATTCTTGTATATGAAAATATCTCTCCACCTGAAAtatgtaagtatatgtaaaattgaaatacatgtaccaaCATCAGCTGTCGGAAGGACAGCACATTTAACGATTCAAAAATGGTTACCAACAGAGATGTGAAAATGAAGGATTATAGCAAGTACAATACAaagttgttcatttttttttacctttcaaatGTGCGTATGTGGAAGGGATGTAACATGGGGTGGGGTGTACTAAAATACAATATGGTAAAATACAGAAATTGAAAATCATGAGAGGTGTGTGATAATTATAGGAGAAGCTGTTA
The sequence above is a segment of the Mercenaria mercenaria strain notata chromosome 3, MADL_Memer_1, whole genome shotgun sequence genome. Coding sequences within it:
- the LOC123525315 gene encoding WD repeat and SOCS box-containing protein 1-like isoform X1 yields the protein MGISLGVSYKTVKDSERGNLMKCVSDNKYRGFPIKLKKNTFSLLLEFTHQKDDTAGVYWWADAQFLPHDDTVLFVTSGAFEPRTNHAWVPITNVPHGRVVKIELDRQKLGGEIFSYTRMANLPKVHMHPSGSYIGYIAPESIKIETIKHEEVFNKHKDLRMCNYRFIAFAPNGKLMAVLLSCSRQFELMTCMVDKGFAFHDRAVDLSKMMKDFRLVRYNEHVECKWSADSEYIAVCSSNQFMFVLDKSLQLVVNIVTEILPDEVFPSWASTFDFNPCSCHELLAVGMNDRCVYFLNLESKEIVEQTEALSSDAIDCLQYHPFGRYVAVATRNFNIYLVDPCDGNILHHFDMHAESPNLRQRVFSVPNFIRFSFSTTGEQLATTTSDGKVRVYQMPVYMTLFDLCKWAIFTQVPSTKLNELPLPNQIVSKLLAFPVMK
- the LOC123525315 gene encoding WD repeat and SOCS box-containing protein 1-like isoform X2 translates to MVLDLVNLYKITHQKDDTAGVYWWADAQFLPHDDTVLFVTSGAFEPRTNHAWVPITNVPHGRVVKIELDRQKLGGEIFSYTRMANLPKVHMHPSGSYIGYIAPESIKIETIKHEEVFNKHKDLRMCNYRFIAFAPNGKLMAVLLSCSRQFELMTCMVDKGFAFHDRAVDLSKMMKDFRLVRYNEHVECKWSADSEYIAVCSSNQFMFVLDKSLQLVVNIVTEILPDEVFPSWASTFDFNPCSCHELLAVGMNDRCVYFLNLESKEIVEQTEALSSDAIDCLQYHPFGRYVAVATRNFNIYLVDPCDGNILHHFDMHAESPNLRQRVFSVPNFIRFSFSTTGEQLATTTSDGKVRVYQMPVYMTLFDLCKWAIFTQVPSTKLNELPLPNQIVSKLLAFPVMK